attgatcgtgattccaggctcgcgtctccgcgagggatctctatgcctattcaagcgatccctcaggtccggatttgtttgatctccattcccccgattctgattcagatgatttcgcaggtcgggacgattcttgcgacttccagtattcttacgacctcggtcgtgtttactgacggacctggtctctccggactcatcactggtgaaactcattgctcggttatttagcgatggattctttccacgtcgcctcgtatctgcagtgcgagaccgagacgtctgacttctctcacatggagcgcctctccgctcttGGAAAGTCTCCctatttccttgtctttcccccgcacgcccttgatcctgatctcgaacaggttgagcatttctgtgtgggggcgaaggatatcttatgggtgacggagggaaccgtataggcgacggtggctgccacccttgtcgcggcctagagggtccagaatttgcccgagatgggtcagtcgcattcggtgcgctcccaggtacctgagtccgagcctctgtagtggttcggttattctcagctcctgcaggcacttccacagtcgggttaggcgggacccgagctcgagtATTCCTCTAGGGCCTAGGAGGagtggatggctctgctggtgccggaggttgagtcgacctccttgtggcagcatcctttttTTTCAATATCAAATTCACTAAAGGGCATTGTGAGATACATtgaaaactaaaaatagttgatacatGTATACTAttatctacactatgactttttctattcttattttatttctttttaaatattattgtaatttatatatatgtcatgtagctatgtaatttatatatatctatgtcaatgttatgtttatatgtcatatacgtaaatattattgatataaatatttatatatactatagaattataattcattctattatatatattttttataaaaaaaatagtgatccaatttttattattattatagacaGTGTTTACagctttaaaactaagcaaacgtgcattgcacgtttgcttctacctagtatatatctGTTCTATAttataagtgtgtagataacaaaaattatttatggaatattcttatatttaacattagtttgtaaatacttaaacttaaatagaataaaataagtaattaaaaaaaattaaaatatgttattttttagATAGTTTACAAtggtaattatttaaaaataataaataattaaacaaattaaaatatgatattttaaagatattttacaatgataattatttaaaaataataaaatcattcgttttataacttaaataaaattgaattagcaacaaattgcttttttttaaaaaaactagcaagaaacttaaatttaaaatccacgtataatatttaatattacattaaatatataatatataatctcttgttgtcactcccaaatttaaaaactagaacaaacataaacttaaacaaaaataaataaattatttaattaaaataggatatttatttcaaaatttatataacattaatataaatttaataaaaataattaataaattctataaataaaactaaacaaacgtgtatgcacattgtttgtatctagtatatatatttatgaggaacataaataaaaaattaaaatttaaagaaaaacataaataaaaattataattaaaaaaataatagttaTATTTTTGTGATGgttacatttgaaaaaaaatattgtgATAAATTCATATTTTATGTTATCTCATAcgatttattaaatatttttgtaaactacTAAATTAATCACAATTATTGAATACATGTCTAATGGTTAAAATTTATGTAACtattaatctaaaaaaaatatttacaaatttcataaaaatttggaattattattttatgagcaagaagaataaataagaaaaatattattttgaccCTTATGTTTTTTAGGAATACGCGATCGATTGTTGTGTTTTGTTATATGACAATTCAGActctgtattttacaaaatagatcaaaatagtatCATAAAACCGATTTTAGTTATAATATTTTCTATTATAAGATCAATTATTGAGTCATTGCAGATTAGATGGGTTCACAGTAACGGAAAATGTGGGCGATGAgctgaaatattatatttgatttttttttttttttactaaaatcaAGTCTAAGTATACcatattttgattcattttgtaAAATACTAAGttcgaattgtcatttaacaaaatacagagGCTGATCGATCGTATATTCTGAAAAAATACAATGACCAAATTGATATTTTCCAAATAAATAATAATGATTTAGCCTATTCAAActttaaaaagtaaataaaatcaGATAAATAGTTACAATAATTCTACCTTGGAAATATTTATGCAATTTATACATAAAAATCTCGACTTATTAAACGTGCTTTCTAGTTAATCTTTTATCTTTTTATCATTAttttgaaaaacaaaataaaaagaaaaggaaatcaCCATAGTCCGAGAATTAGCCTGAATTTACTGTGTAAAGATCTCAGATAAAAGCTCATAATTATCTTTCTGGCAAAGATTTCGAAGTGTAGTTTAGTTTAATGATAATCGCACAAATTAAATTCCTTTTAGGTGTTTTCGTCTAATTATATATACTGACACAATTACAGGTAAACTAATACTGTCAAACTCAAAATCGCCAACTGATCTCAactatactatataaatatacatttatAGATTCTGATATGTTATAACTTCAAACTGTTTCTCAAGAGGAAATAATGGATCGTGacattattataatttatttgtaatcagctacaattttttattttaaacagcTACAAATTATTAGAGCGATCAATTATTATTGACTGTGATGGATCAGTATAATTGTATATAGGTAGCTAGCTATTTCTTAAATCATCAATTTAAAAGTATGATAATATTTACTCAcgaatcatgttttttttttaaaaaagaaaagcaattaaattattttattaatttgtttctatagcttttgtaattttattattttatttttaatttgttgtaTTAATTTAATGTTTTTTTTCTCTCGCTACTTCTTTATATTAAGAGATTGtatgtatatattataaataaatctttattttatcttgttgcctaaatatgtaaaatatatatatatatatatattaatttgttaTAATTAGTACGGTGTTTTTATAAAACTttttggtgtcaatataaataatgTTTAAATTTCTATTACAAATAACTCTTAATTACATAATGAGTCTAACTATATGAACATTCATCATTTCAAATGAACTGGATCAAATTAATATTGGTAGATACACAACAGACATTAAGCTATCCCAAATAATCATGGTTGTTACCTAATACAGGGCCATTGATCAAGGAACATTTATATTAATTTGATGTTCTTATTAATTAGTATCAGTTATTTTTGTAGAAGCCAAGACTCacttaaacattttttttaatgtcGATCGGTTGTATTGTTCAATTATTTGTATCTTCTACATCATTATTTAAAACCAAGTTAAAATTAGAGGTAATAAATTTTGTATAAAAAGTTCCCTCATTCaaaattaataaagaaataaCGTGTCAAAATTAATGTGAATGGTTGAACATAAATTGacattgaaaaattataaaattgGAGGATCTCATTATTGATTATGACATAATTAAAAGGCTAAATATATACATAATTACCACATCAAGaagtaactatatatatattaaggcTCTTGATTTAAAACTACAGATAGAAATATAACAAAGAAAATATTCATCAATTAATCAGATAATTATAATATAGAATTAATCGATCGAGAAGTTGAAGATGATGATAACACTAGCTATAAATTGGATAATTAATATGCTACGTacttaaatcaattaatatatagTGATGAGAGATGGTGAACATGAATATtggaaaataaaatatctaagcAGCAGTTACTGCAGGCATCCAAACAGTAGCAAAAACAACATTGTGTCCTTTCCAAGTAAGAACAAGATGGTCTTCATCTTCTTTCTTAAGTCCCCAACCAGCAGCATGTTCGTCAAGCATGGTCTTCACCTCCGAAACCGCTTCTTCTCCGAATCCAACACTCCGAAAACTCGCATTTCTCATTCTCTGAACCCATTTACTCTTCGGCTCAAGCCTCTCCACCCTCTGAACTCCTTCATTCGCTATTACGTTCTCTATTTTCCAACTAATATCGGCTTCGTACCACTGCCTTTGCTTGCTCCCCTTGGGAAGAAACGTGTCCACAGTGTCGTATGGTATCCAAAGAAAGTTAAACGCCGACCTTAATCTACACACCAAGTTATTCGACGTCAAGTCTGCGTCTTCATCTACCAAAACGACGACGTTTGGATCCAAACTCCGAATCGATTTCAGAAACATTGATCTTAGAGAGTAAGTATtagttgaagaagaagaagatgaagatgtgGTGGTATTAATATCATTAAGGGTTTCTTCTGGGATGTAATGAAGCATCATGTGACAGTTTATAACGAGGGCTTCGGGGATTTCTTGCTGATAATTAACCAAGTGTTGTTGGACTCGAAGATGTTCGATTAAGGAAGCGAAACCATCTGAGTAAGTTGAATGAACTAGCCGGAATTCCAAAATTATGTTTCTTGACCGAGCGAAGTTGACCAACTTTAAACCTAGTTCCTCGTACGAGATGTCGAGGATGGGGGGAACGACGTCGTTTGCTTCGGCTGCGACGACGACGGTGAGTTTGATTATAGGTGTTACCTCGTAGTTTCGGGAGGCTATGGCGTCGACGAGAGTAGGGATCTGCATGCAGTGAGTTGAGCTTAAGTCTACCAAGTGGATTACGGAGAAGCCCTCGACGGCTTCTAGGATGGCGGCGTTGGCGGCGGTGAAGCCGAAGCGGTGCCACGGTGTCAAGTCGATGAAGGTAGCGAAGTCGATGACAGAGAATCTGTGAGGGACGTTGAAAACGACATTGAGGTTGTCGTCGTCTTGGTTTTGGAGTAGTAGTGGGCGGGCGACTACGGCGGAAGCGAGCATCTTGATGCAACTGGTGCCGATGCGGGCGGCGCGTGTGATTAGGGCACGGAGGAAGGCGGATGTGAGTCTCTGGTTGGAGTCACCCTCGGGCTGGGCGATGTTGTTGAGGACCCACAAGATCTGTTGGGCTAAAGTGACGTCGTTGCTTTCAATGGCGTTGGCGCAGTGAACTAGAAGTTGCTCCATGCAATTGGCGTCACCGAAGCTTCCTAAGGCCTTGGAGGTCGGGAAACCAGGCCATGGACGACCTCGGCTGAGTTGGGTTTTGTTCATAATAGGAAGATTATTACACAATATTGGAGGAATTGGAGGTGTAGTACTGATCTCATgactagtactagtagtagtgaATTGCATCATTGAGAaacaaaagaaattaaaaattgtcccttaaaagaaaagaaaagaaaatatgttAAGAGAGAAAGAGACCAGACTAGTAGTGGGTACCTCTGGGTATCGGGAAACGAACCGGGAAAGAGGTGAAAAATGGAGGAAGAAGAGGAGCGGTAGCAGAAGAGTTTGAGAGAATTCTGCAAATGAATCGAAGGAGAAATAGACAGTTCAGCTTTATGTGGGGATTTGTTTGTATTGTTTCTTTTCTCATGGGAGAAAAAAAGGACTGGTCATGCTCAGAGAAAAGGAGAAAAAcaaatcaaattttaaaaaactCTTATCCCCAAAAGCAaagaaaaaaaaccaagaaaaTATATAAGAGTGTATTCATTCGTTGGAAGTCAAATTCGGGAAAAGAGACATTTCATAgtaaataaaaatacatttatGAATAATTCAggcttttccttttttctttttcagtacGTAGTGCAGCGGCAGCTGGTTATGAAGGGTGCAATAAGGCTATAGTAGTGTATATGAGTACTGAAACAACCTTTTCATTACTACAAAAAGGTCTAATCCTCTCTTCGTATCTACTTTTTGCTGCTTTTTTCTTTGCTTGTTCAGATAATTATAGGGtaagagagagacagagaggaGAGAGACAGAGTGGGAAAAGTGGAGCTGGTTGTGGTTGATGTAGTAAGAGAGGGAAATTAAGAGGGTTGAAGCCATTTTGTAGTGTTTGATTTTGGTGGCATGTGAAGTAGCCGGCCAGCAGGTTGTCCGTTTGTGGGAGTTGTGATTTTGTCACTTAATGGACTCAGTTTTCATTGGACGCCACTAATAAACATCTATTCTTTCTCCACTACCcctttactctctctctctctctctctaaatataTATACGAGCAACAATATCATACAGCACATCTCATCATCAACAAATCATTATACTCTCTTgcgaactatatatatatatatagtgccaCTGCAAAACGCTTtacattaatttaattataagATCGAGAATACAAAATACAAATTATCTCTCTAGAAGTGTggcatgaaaaaaaaaacatttttttttgtgtaactatAGCTATATAGGAGCAAATCTTTGACAAATGACAATGGCAAACCACTCTTTTCCCTTTCTACTGTCATTAAAGTTTATGATTGTTTTGATGATGATATACATAtgactctttttctctctcaaacTAAAAGATGTTCAAGAATCATTTATGTGTGTCATGTACATAAAAAGTCTATGTATATTGTTGATAGTTGGTCCTCATTTTAGAGAGAGTGTATCCTAGAGAAAGAGAaaggtatatataaatatatattgaaaaGAGATAagctatatattatatatatagctCATCGGCTCCGACAATGACCATTCCTTTGTCTCATCGATGCTTGTAAAATTTTTGGCTGCCATGACTCATCTGAGGGACCCTTTCTaacttcttttctctctctccaaTTCTTTTATAGCCTCAAAAAAGAATCACGAAACCATTCCAGTAACATAGGTTTCAATCGTAGAACCAAAAAAACTGGACatttatataaattaaaactCAATAGCGCAtgcacatatatattttttatattgacTACTCGATCGAGTCTACCAACAACATTAAAATAGGGTTACAAAGAatcgacaaaaaaaaaaaaaaaaaaagctcacgacaattattaaattatattaaagcAATCGAAAACCTAATAATTACGTCTTTAAAAACATTAATCAGATAAATCCAAAACTTGCTAACCTATTTATATTATTTAGTGACACACACTCCTatttcattttttctttttagtattttttttttttttggaaaatgagtCTTAATTATACGTAGCGTTTTCGTCAGAGAACATATATATAATGGTGGTGGTGATGCTCTCTGGGAATACTCCCACTTTTTAGAACCATTATCATTCTACGTACATGCCCTAATGTGACGTATCCCCTCCTTAttgtctttttcttttcttctctcaaaAGAGAATTTTTGCGTATCCAGATTTTTGAGCTATATAGATCTTATCCAATGTTTTATTCAGTAATCCAGGGACCAGTTTTGGATTTTCACTGCAAACTTTATGTGTAGCATGGAGAAAGGAATCTAAATATTTGTGTATAATAGCTCAAATATGATCATGTGAATTGTAAGTCCAGTTGGAACAGGTCCATACACCTATCATGTACAcgcataaataaatatttatatatatacacatattaatATTGAAACCTTTCAAGTTATATCTCTATCCTAAATTCCATTTATGAGTAAATATCTCATACACGTGATATACTTTCTTTTGTTCCCTTATTGAAGGACTGCATTTCCCTCGTATACTTTCTACCCCACCCTAGTCTAATAAATAGACTACTCAACCATGACAAccgtaatatatatatatatacaacaaaaataaatgaatatttttattagaaaaagaTCATTTCATTCTTATTTCTTAGTGTTATAACTAAGAAATCACGTCTTTTTTAAATAATTGATAAGCTTCAACTTAGAATGCTTATTAAACCCTTATATAAATCATCAAGCCTTTTGGTCATTACAGAGAGTTATATGCGGCTCTTTCTTTATTTGTACCCCAACAAAATGAGTAAGTAATATATATagaatatatgtatttttttttaatcaaacagCATAGGTATTTTcagaaaaatatatcatttccgtGTACATTATTTGAGACTGATCACTGTCTCTTTTATATTATTCATCAAAAACTAAAGCACTAATATGAACAGTACTTATtgccacaaaaaatatatatgaacagTACTTATCCTTAAAATTAGTTTGCGATATTTCAAAACGTTATATTGCTTTGCCGGGTCCCGCATTGATCAATGCATCCATGAACAGACATATTGCTAGAACCCTAGCTGGCTACTTTTAGGGAAAGATACAAGCTATATGTATACATACACATAgcctatatgtatatatatgtctaATAACATGCATCCTCAGAATATAATAATATAGAAATATTACTGAAGGTTGCGCAAAAGGCCGAAAGGTGACCATTCTTCATAGCAAATTGTacgtaaaaacatatatatagataatatAAAGATATGTATATATTACTAATAATAGGTAATAATAGTGATTTATCTTTGTCCTAGGCTAGCTTTTCACCAAAACACATGCAACTGAAGAAGAGTATAAGAAGAATCCAAGGGAAGCATATAAGGAGAATCATGTAAGTTAAGAGAGTGAATTTTAATAATCCCATGTTAGAATTTTGAGGAGGATTCCTAAACTTTTAGATACAAGGACTAAAGGACATATTGGCCAAAGCAAAACATTACACCAAGCATGTTTTGGAATTTCACAATGAAGAAAATTCTCTGGCAAACCATGGGGGTAAGAGGGTCTTTGGTTTTCTCTCTTTTCACTATAAGACAACAAGAAAAACGAAGGCGTATAGCATGGAAGTAAGGAATGTTACCACGTGCTTTAGATACCCATTATAGATAATTAAGCAATTGTTTTTTGTTTCGTTTCATACTTTGCTTTTAATTAAGTATCCTTTATTAGCTATAATCTAATTAGGATTGCATATACAAGAGAAACTATATATTAGTTTAATTAGCTGAGGGGAACTTACCCAAACCTGTGGAAAAGCCAAAAGCTGGTATAGTATAAAGAAATTAAGCTTAAAAAATAGTGACATTACACAGTAAAGACAAACACACTCTTATGCATGCAATTGTTTCTTTTAGAGACCGAATATTTGTGATGAATTTATGTGTGGTGGCCAAAACTCCCCACCCAATCATTACTAAGAGCATGGTATTCTTCGTTGAATGAAATGGATTAAGAATTACTTGTCAAGCTTAAATTACTTGTTGGCATCGAATAAGTAATAAGGGTCAATCGATTACAATAAGCTTTTGATGCTTGGATAATTTGTACTCATCTTGtatacattaaaaaaatgtaTACGTATACATTATAAAATTGAGATCTTTGAAAACAGATATCTCTATGATGCACACATTTTGTCCATGTTGCAACTTAAATATTCATATAATTTCCATACTTGCCTAAAATATTATATTCAATATATATCCTTTGTGAgtctatatttattttattaatttgatgaGAATGGAATGCTAATCCATCCATCCGATGGTACAAAACTACTTTATGAAGTTGGTTAATCTATTATATTATCTTTATATTCCATCTAACAACTTGTCCTACCACAATCAATATATCTCTtctaataagtgtgtagataacgcaaatttgattttttattttttcgttaactttaacggaatattcttatatataacataacagaatattcttatatttaacagtagattgtaaatataatttaaacttaaatcaaattaaataaataaataattaaaataatatatttttgagatattttacaatgacaattatttaaaaataataaaaaccatacattttataacttaaataaaatttaattaaactcaaacttaaacttcacgtattagaaaaatatcatattaaacatataacataatagaatctactatcaactagaaacaaaattcttttaaaaaaaactaacaataaacttaaatttaaaatacacgtgtaatattaatattatattaaatatataatatataatctcttgttgtcactgctgaatttaaaaactagaacaaacttaaacttaaacaaaaataaattaattaattaattaaaatataatattttaaagatattttatgataatttaaataattaaatcatatttatttaaaaataataaaaccatacatatcatttttttattttataaatttgtgtgatagtttattatttttatcaagtgattggagctcttttccttcatcaataattcaccaaagaacattgtgagttacattagaaactagaaatagttgatgcatgtatactactctacactatgactttttctattattattttattctattatcaatttctttttaaatattaatgtaatttatatatatatcaagtatccatgtaaatatatatgtcaCGTATccatgtcaatgttgtgtttagatgtcatatatgcagatattattgatataattatatatatacactacgtacaaaaaagactttttaggactacCATTGCGAgacctaaaaaagtttttaggactcgcaggacgcgagtcctctatttgagagccttaaaaactaaggtttttaaggctcgcattgcgagtcctaaaagatcttgctgcgagtcctaaaaagtttttactactacaaaaaaaagttttttaggactcgcaatgtgtgtcctaaaaaatttatttgagtaccttttaattaattatataattttattttataaatcaaaatttgggtaaaatgcccaatttttttttaaatctcattATTgctgaataaataataaatatatacttatatatttaaaataaataaattataaaaaatattagaaatattattattattagttgaaagaatatattaaagatacacaaaaacaaaatcaaagcaAACATTAA
The genomic region above belongs to Humulus lupulus chromosome 1, drHumLupu1.1, whole genome shotgun sequence and contains:
- the LOC133808190 gene encoding scarecrow-like protein 32, encoding MMQFTTTSTSHEISTTPPIPPILCNNLPIMNKTQLSRGRPWPGFPTSKALGSFGDANCMEQLLVHCANAIESNDVTLAQQILWVLNNIAQPEGDSNQRLTSAFLRALITRAARIGTSCIKMLASAVVARPLLLQNQDDDNLNVVFNVPHRFSVIDFATFIDLTPWHRFGFTAANAAILEAVEGFSVIHLVDLSSTHCMQIPTLVDAIASRNYEVTPIIKLTVVVAAEANDVVPPILDISYEELGLKLVNFARSRNIILEFRLVHSTYSDGFASLIEHLRVQQHLVNYQQEIPEALVINCHMMLHYIPEETLNDINTTTSSSSSSSTNTYSLRSMFLKSIRSLDPNVVVLVDEDADLTSNNLVCRLRSAFNFLWIPYDTVDTFLPKGSKQRQWYEADISWKIENVIANEGVQRVERLEPKSKWVQRMRNASFRSVGFGEEAVSEVKTMLDEHAAGWGLKKEDEDHLVLTWKGHNVVFATVWMPAVTAA